One part of the Mycobacteriales bacterium genome encodes these proteins:
- a CDS encoding VWA domain-containing protein, translating into MVFRYGEWQGGPDPLEPPFDARHALDEMGDAILAGDSPRAALRELMRRGLPDRRGLDDLLRRVRERAKAVRSRGRLDGTLERVKELLDEALAAERRDLFPDPSDDARLREAELDQLPADPARAVRQLGEYSWRSPEAAAKFAEIQDLLRREVLDSQFRGMRQGLRDADPAAMARVKDMLTELNSMLDADARGEDVTERFEAFMGRYGDLFPDRPGSLEELVDSLARRSAAAARLMASLSPEQRDELANLMAAALSDAGLAGEMGRLADALRGRRPDLDWTGRQRMRGNTPLDLGDATTALEELADLDELAATLGQDYPGASLDDVDEGAVARALGRQAVDDIEALRRIERELERQGYLRRERGALELTPRAVRRIGETALRRVFAQLTAQGRGDHDVPDAGAAGELTGGSRPWRFGDEQPLDVVRTLRNAVLRSGVGSGRVRLDVDDFEVVETERRTGAAVALLVDLSYSMALRNTWGTAKSTALALHTLATTRYPQDAVQIIGFSDYARVLSPIDLAGLSWDMVKGTNLQHALMLAGRHLARHPDAEPLILVVTDGEPTAHLLPDGSVFFDWPPDPRTIEATMAEVDKATRRRAMINVFMLDDEPGLVRFVDAVARRNGGRVFAPDPTRLGEYVVSDYLRARRGRRARAG; encoded by the coding sequence GTGGTCTTCCGCTACGGCGAATGGCAGGGCGGCCCGGATCCGCTGGAGCCGCCGTTCGACGCCCGGCACGCCCTCGACGAGATGGGTGACGCGATCCTCGCCGGCGATTCGCCGCGGGCCGCGCTCCGCGAGCTGATGCGTCGGGGCCTGCCGGACCGGCGCGGGCTCGACGACCTGCTTCGTCGGGTTCGCGAGCGGGCGAAGGCCGTACGTTCCCGCGGCCGGCTCGACGGCACCCTCGAGCGGGTCAAGGAGCTGCTCGACGAGGCGCTGGCGGCCGAGCGCCGCGACCTGTTCCCCGACCCCTCCGATGACGCCCGACTGCGCGAGGCCGAGCTGGACCAGTTGCCCGCGGATCCCGCCCGGGCGGTCCGCCAGCTCGGCGAATACAGCTGGCGCTCGCCGGAGGCGGCCGCGAAGTTCGCCGAGATCCAGGACCTGCTCAGGCGGGAGGTCCTCGACAGCCAGTTCCGCGGGATGCGCCAGGGTTTGCGGGACGCCGATCCCGCCGCGATGGCCCGGGTGAAGGACATGCTCACCGAGCTGAACTCGATGCTCGACGCCGACGCCCGGGGCGAGGACGTCACCGAGCGATTCGAGGCGTTCATGGGCCGCTACGGCGACCTGTTCCCCGACCGGCCGGGAAGCCTCGAGGAGCTCGTCGACTCGCTGGCCCGCCGCTCGGCCGCCGCGGCCCGACTGATGGCCTCACTCTCCCCGGAGCAGCGCGACGAGCTCGCCAACCTGATGGCCGCCGCACTGTCCGACGCGGGCCTGGCCGGCGAGATGGGCCGGCTCGCCGACGCCCTGCGCGGCCGGCGCCCCGACCTGGATTGGACCGGGCGGCAGCGGATGCGCGGCAACACCCCGCTGGACCTCGGGGACGCCACCACGGCCCTGGAGGAGTTGGCCGACCTCGACGAGCTGGCCGCCACCCTCGGTCAGGACTACCCGGGGGCCAGCCTCGACGACGTGGACGAGGGGGCGGTCGCGCGGGCGCTCGGACGGCAGGCGGTCGACGACATCGAGGCGCTCCGGCGGATCGAGCGGGAGCTCGAGCGCCAGGGGTATCTGCGCCGCGAGCGTGGCGCCCTCGAGCTCACCCCCCGCGCCGTCCGGCGGATCGGGGAGACCGCGCTCCGGCGGGTGTTCGCGCAACTCACGGCGCAGGGACGCGGGGACCACGACGTGCCGGACGCCGGGGCGGCCGGTGAGCTCACCGGCGGGTCCCGGCCGTGGCGGTTCGGCGACGAGCAGCCGCTCGACGTGGTCCGCACCCTGCGCAACGCCGTGCTGCGCTCCGGCGTCGGATCCGGCCGGGTCCGCCTCGACGTCGACGACTTCGAGGTGGTCGAAACCGAGCGCCGGACCGGTGCCGCGGTGGCCCTGCTGGTCGACCTGTCCTACTCGATGGCCCTGCGCAACACCTGGGGAACGGCGAAGTCGACCGCGCTCGCGCTGCACACGCTCGCCACCACCCGCTACCCGCAGGACGCGGTGCAGATCATCGGATTCAGCGACTACGCCCGGGTGCTGAGCCCGATCGACCTGGCCGGTCTGTCCTGGGACATGGTGAAGGGGACCAACCTTCAGCACGCGCTGATGCTCGCCGGCCGCCACCTCGCTCGGCACCCGGATGCCGAGCCGCTGATCCTCGTCGTCACCGACGGCGAACCGACCGCCCATCTGCTCCCGGACGGCTCGGTGTTCTTCGACTGGCCGCCCGATCCGCGGACCATCGAGGCGACGATGGCGGAGGTGGACAAGGCGACCCGGCGCCGGGCGATGATCAACGTGTTCATGCTCGACGACGAGCCCGGGCTGGTCCGCTTCGTCGACGCCGTCGCCCGGCGCAACGGTGGCCGGGTGTTCGCCCCCGACCCGACTCGGCTCGGCGAGTACGTGGTTTCGGACTACCTGCGGGCCCGGCGCGGCCGCCGGGCCCGCGCGGGTTGA